The Moorena producens PAL-8-15-08-1 genomic interval ATCCTCAAGCCTTATAGTGAGCAGAAATTCCTAGAATACCATTGGACGAGTAAAGCAGTATTTATCCCAAGTGAGGACGAAACGAAGTTTGCTGATCTATTTTCTTGGCAAAAACTCACCGATCTGCTGAATTTCCATCAATTCAAGTATCCGGAGCTGCGCTTAGCCTTAGATGGCAAAGTTTTGGAGGAAAAGGAAAACGCCAATCTAATCAAGTGGTGCCAATCAGGGGCAACTCTAATCATCGACAAGGTACATAAACTAGTACCAGAAATTACTAACTTCACCTCAGAAGTTAGACAAGATTTAGGCTATAGTGCTCAAGTCAATTCCTATTGTTCATGGCCCAGTCAACAGGGATTTTCCTGTCACTACGATACTCACGATGTCTTTATCTTGCAAATAGACGGAAACAAGGAATGGTACGTATTTACCGATACTCTAAAATACCCGTTGACTGAGCAAAAATCAGCGTCTGAAACACCTCCGGAAGGGGAGCCTTACTTGAAGTGTACCCTTACCCCTGGTGATGTGTTGTATATACCCCGTGGACATTGGCACTATGCTGTTGCTCTCGATCAACCGTCACTACATTTAACCCTAGGCATTCATTGCCAGACTGGTGTGGATTTTTTAGACTGGTTGGTTAGTGAGTTACGGGAGAATGAAGCCTGGCGTAAAAATTTGCCACTGCGGTTCGATGCTGCTCCATTAGATCAGTCGATTGATAACTTAATCGAAAATTTTAAAGAATACCTTACTAACAGTGATATCCAGGAACGATATAACTGTTATCTTGATGGCTTAGTCAAGCCACTAGCTAGATACTCTCTACCTACGCAAGCAGGATTTAATATATTTCCCAATGGTGTAGAGACTAGGTTTAGCAATCCCAAATTTAAACGCCTCAAAATTTTACATCTGCCAAATGACAATGGCTACAAAATTATCGTTTCAGGTAAAGAAATCGCTTTGAGAGGAGTAACTGACTCCTTGGTGGAAAATTTATTCACCAGAGAGACGTTTACCGGTAGTGATGTCATGACATGGTTACCAGATTTCGATTGGGAGGTTGATGTCGCTCCTCTTTTAACCCACTTAGTTACTGAAGGAATTATTTTTGTTGACTCCAGAGTATAACTAATAGGGAACAGGGAACAGGGAACAGGGAACAGGGAACAGGGAACAGGGAATAGGCAATAGGCAATAGTCAATAGGGAATCAAGAAACCAATTATCTGTATATCATAGCTATTAAAAATGCTAGAAAAAATATTTATAGTTTTTTATAAAATGACAATTAAGGAGACAAAACGATGAGCACTTTTTTTTGTGCTGACCATTCACAGCAGTTAGCCGAAGATATTATCGGTAGTGGCACTAATTACCAAGTGTATGTTTTAGTAGAATGCCGCCAACCGTGGCTGTCTAATGCCATGGATTCTAAGTATATTCCAGAGAATCTTAGGAGTTTGGTGGATGAGGTGAAGCACCGTAAGCTGCCAGTAAGATTCCTGCTGATTGCTAATAATAAAACCCTAAAAGCCGATCAGACTAAGCTTTTGATTTATAGTCACAACGGTGAGGCCAGGTTAAAAGGGTACAGCAAGCTAGAGTTTGATGTGACTAATCTTGGTGAGGTAGCTGGGATTGTCAGACAATTCTTAGCTGGAGAAACGCCAAACTGTGTCACACAAGACAGTGACACTAGAGACATTTTAGTTTGCACCCACGGTAGCCATGATGTGTGTTGCGCCAGGTATGGTAATCCTTTTTACGCCAAAGCCTTAGCTACTGTTGCTGAGTTATCCTTAACCAATGTCAGACTCTGGAAAGCTAGCCACTTTGGTGGTCATCGGTTTGCTCCCACTGCGATTGATTTCCCAGATGGAAGATACTACGGTGTTTTAGATCAAGATTCATTTAAATCAATTTTAATCCGTAGTGGTGAGATTGAATGCTTCAATCGAATTTATCGAGGTTGGGGAATTCTACCGACTAAAATTCAGGTATTGGAAAGGGAACTTATCCTCCGCTACGGATGGAATTGGTTTAAGCACAAAGTTGGTGGTTCAATTATTAAGGAAGATGCGAATCAGAATTCTATTCAAGCTGAGATCAGCTTTGAAAAACCTAATGGCTTGATTTACCATTGTCGTGCTGAATTGATTAAAGATGAAAGTAAGACATTGCAGCTGAAAGGGTCTTGTGGTGCTCAGAAAGAGTCAGTGTTTGTTAAATATACTATCAAGAATCTCTGCCTTTACTCGGAATTGCTGGAAATTCTTCCAGTTTATCAACCGCAGATGGCAAGCTAATATAGCAATTCTACGACTTGTGAGGTACACAATTTCTAGATTTTAGGGAACAGGGAACAGGGAACAGGGAACAGGGAAGAGATAAGAGGGAATAGCGATGCTCTGCATTAAGAGGTGCGACCCGTGGGGAATTTAATTCTTAATGGGTCAAGCGCACCTAACAGTTTCACTACCGCTCAACCCAACAAACATTTTTAGGTGTGCCACGCCAGTAGGGTGCGTTATCAACGCACCTTAAATATAGAGTTACTGGTGTTAGTAATTTACTTAGTCATTGGTATAGAGTCCGTGTAGGAATTGTGATAATGTTTGATGCCATATTCCCTACTCCCTACTCCCTACTCCCTACTCCCTACTCCCTACTCCCTACTCCCTACTCCCTTTGCTAGATATTAAGGTACATAAATTGGTGGCTGATGCCAACATAATCAAATGGCTCACCGTCAGCTATAAAACCAAGGCGACTATAGAAACCTAGGGCATTAATTCTAGTCATTAGTCTTAAAGCCTTGAGATTGTTTGCTTTGGCTTTTTCAATTAATGTCTCGATCAGTTTGGTGCCGATGCCTTGGTGACGAAATTCAGGTAATAGTCCAACGTAGGCAATAGTGCCCAATCCGGGAGACAATTCTCTTAATCTTGCTGAACCAATTACCTGATTATTACAGATAGCAACGAGATGAAAAGCACTACTTTCGTACTGGTCTTGTTCTGTTCCTTTCTCCATACCTAAGGGTTTTCTGAAGACAAGCCACCGCTGGTGGTACATATCCTCTAACTCTTGTTTATTCTTAACAGGACGCACTTCAATAGTCGTCATAATGTTTAACCATATTAATAATTAATAATTAAGAATTAATTCTGACAGACAACTTGCGGATTATTGCTAATCCAGTTGTCAATATCTTTTAACACCTGATCCGGGATTTCCCAAGGAAACAAGTGAGCAGTATTGTCATAGCATTGCCATTGGCTATCCTTAAGATGTTGAGCGGTTTCTCGACTTGATGCTGCGGTAATATGGCGATCAGCAGCTCCTGCTAAGACCAGGGAGGGACATTGAATCTGCTGTAAGTCTGGCAAACGGTTATACCCAGCCCTAATGGCAGTGTTGAGTGCTGCTGTAGCGGCTTGGGAGGTCTGTAAATAGGCTGATATGGCGTGCTTGGCAATATACTGGTAGGTGCTGGTTGTGTGTTGTTGGATCAGGTATCGAAAAAGCGATCGCTTACCAAATGTGTCAATATTCCACTGCCATCCTGGTTGTAACCAATTTAAGACACCAGCGATCCCGGTATAGAGATTATCCTGCCAACTAATGGGGGGATGATTACCCCAAGGTCGAGCGGCTGTGGCGATTAAAATTAAACCCGTGACTCTCTGAGGTAGCTTCAGGGCAAGCTCCATTCCCAAAATTCCCCCTAAAGACCAACCCAGTATCAAACAGCGGTCAATTTTGTAGTAGTCGAGCAGGGATTCCAAGTCAGTCAAGTGGTCGGTCATCTGAAAAGCGCGATCAGCTGGACTTTTACCATATCCTCGCAAATCAGGGCTGATAGTCCAGAACCTCTGGGATAGATGTTGGGTAAAAACTGAAAGGCACTGACTTGAGGCTGGATGACCGTGAAGGCAGAGAATTGGGAATCCTGACCCCTGGAGGTCAGTGTTGAGATATACTGCTGCTTGATAGTTTGTTTTAATCCCATTCATGTTAATATCATGTGCGGTTGAACAATTATAAATAGTAGGTAATAGGGAACAGGGAACAGGGAACAGGGAACAGGGAACAGGGAACAGGGCATCAGAAGAGAGATTACCTACCAGAAGGAAGCTAGGTTTTTTGATAACTGATTATATGAACATGATATAATTGTTAATTGCTAATTTACCACTGATATCAAGATATCAAGTCTAGAGCGAGTTATAACCTAATGAGGTAAATAGTTTTTTTCCCTGTTCCTACTTCCAAATTCCCTGTTTAATTATTCTATATTACCTGTTCCCTGTTCCCTGTTCCCTGTTCCCTAAAAAACCTTAGGTGCGCTTTCCGTT includes:
- a CDS encoding cupin domain-containing protein, with the protein product MSVLAKILKPYSEQKFLEYHWTSKAVFIPSEDETKFADLFSWQKLTDLLNFHQFKYPELRLALDGKVLEEKENANLIKWCQSGATLIIDKVHKLVPEITNFTSEVRQDLGYSAQVNSYCSWPSQQGFSCHYDTHDVFILQIDGNKEWYVFTDTLKYPLTEQKSASETPPEGEPYLKCTLTPGDVLYIPRGHWHYAVALDQPSLHLTLGIHCQTGVDFLDWLVSELRENEAWRKNLPLRFDAAPLDQSIDNLIENFKEYLTNSDIQERYNCYLDGLVKPLARYSLPTQAGFNIFPNGVETRFSNPKFKRLKILHLPNDNGYKIIVSGKEIALRGVTDSLVENLFTRETFTGSDVMTWLPDFDWEVDVAPLLTHLVTEGIIFVDSRV
- a CDS encoding sucrase ferredoxin, translated to MSTFFCADHSQQLAEDIIGSGTNYQVYVLVECRQPWLSNAMDSKYIPENLRSLVDEVKHRKLPVRFLLIANNKTLKADQTKLLIYSHNGEARLKGYSKLEFDVTNLGEVAGIVRQFLAGETPNCVTQDSDTRDILVCTHGSHDVCCARYGNPFYAKALATVAELSLTNVRLWKASHFGGHRFAPTAIDFPDGRYYGVLDQDSFKSILIRSGEIECFNRIYRGWGILPTKIQVLERELILRYGWNWFKHKVGGSIIKEDANQNSIQAEISFEKPNGLIYHCRAELIKDESKTLQLKGSCGAQKESVFVKYTIKNLCLYSELLEILPVYQPQMAS
- a CDS encoding GNAT family N-acetyltransferase — translated: MTTIEVRPVKNKQELEDMYHQRWLVFRKPLGMEKGTEQDQYESSAFHLVAICNNQVIGSARLRELSPGLGTIAYVGLLPEFRHQGIGTKLIETLIEKAKANNLKALRLMTRINALGFYSRLGFIADGEPFDYVGISHQFMYLNI
- a CDS encoding alpha/beta fold hydrolase, which translates into the protein MNGIKTNYQAAVYLNTDLQGSGFPILCLHGHPASSQCLSVFTQHLSQRFWTISPDLRGYGKSPADRAFQMTDHLTDLESLLDYYKIDRCLILGWSLGGILGMELALKLPQRVTGLILIATAARPWGNHPPISWQDNLYTGIAGVLNWLQPGWQWNIDTFGKRSLFRYLIQQHTTSTYQYIAKHAISAYLQTSQAATAALNTAIRAGYNRLPDLQQIQCPSLVLAGAADRHITAASSRETAQHLKDSQWQCYDNTAHLFPWEIPDQVLKDIDNWISNNPQVVCQN